In Elephas maximus indicus isolate mEleMax1 chromosome 7, mEleMax1 primary haplotype, whole genome shotgun sequence, the following proteins share a genomic window:
- the LOC126080577 gene encoding olfactory receptor 1009-like → MALGQNHSTVTRFILLGLTDQVDQKQLLFGIFLLVYSLTLVGNLGMIDLIHTSSPLHTPMYFLLSVLSFLDICNSSVFTPRLLTSFLTTDQSISFAGCVVQMAFMILHGTGECLLLAIMAYDRFVAICHPLLYHTIMSKHLCIQLVVVTYAVGVFISAIQTGNAFSLPFCGPNIINHYFCDIPPVLQLACSDTTTANIILLFFSALVTVPTVSVILVSYAYILVTICRMRSLEAQRKAFSTCASHITALSLFYGSVFLVYVQPSPESASAYNKILSVFYTIVIPMLNPLVYSLRNKDVKAAVQVRVLNLSRKGICQKGIW, encoded by the coding sequence ATGGCATTGGGGCAGAATCACAGTACAGTGACAAGATTCATCCTGCTGGGACTCACAGACCAGGTGGACCAAAAACAACTCCTCTTTGGCATCTTCCTGCTGGTCTACTCCTTGACTCTGGTGGGCAACCTGGGCATGATAGACCTGATCCACACCAGCTCTCccctccacactcccatgtacttcctcCTGAGCGTGCTTTCCTTCCTTGACATCTGCAACTCCTCCGTGTTCACCCCCCGGCTGCTGACCAGCTTCCTCACCACTGACCAGTCCATTTCTTTTGCAGGCTGTGTGGTCCAAATGGCCTTCATGATCCTTCATGGCACAGGGGAATGTCTACTTCTGGCCATCATGGCTTATGATCGATTTGTGGCCATCTGCCACCCTCTTCTCTACCACACTATCATGTCCAAGCACTTGTGTATCCAGCTGGTAGTGGTCACCTATGCTGTGGGTGTGTTCATTTCAGCTATACAGACAGGGAATGCCTTCAGCTTGCCTTTCTGTGGCCCCAACATCATCAATCATTACTTCTGTGATATCCCCCCAGTGCTCCAACTGGCCTGCTCAGATACCAccacagccaatatcatcctgcTCTTCTTCTCTGCCTTGGTCACTGTCCCCACAGTCTCAGTCATCTTGGTCTCTTATGCCTATATCCTGGTCACAATCTGCAGGATGAGGTCTCTGGAGGCCCAAcgcaaggccttctccacctgtgcctcccacATCACTGCCCTTTCTCTCTTCTATGGATCTGTGTTCCTTGTATATGTCCAACCCAGTCCTGAAAGTGCTTCAGCCTATAACAAGATCCTCTCTGTGTTCTACACCATTGTgatccccatgctgaaccccttggTCTACAGCCTAAGGAATAAAGATGTCAAGGCTGCTGTACAAGTCAGGGTTCTTAACctaagcagaaaaggaatttgtcaGAAAGGCATCTGGTAG